The genomic segment aaaataattaattatatcattaataGTAAAGGTATTGTATATAAAAcgaataacaaaaaaaaaaaaaaaaagaaaaaaaaaaaaaagaaatataaatataaatataaatatatttacttgtagcatttttaaatttatggATGGTCTGATTTTTTTGGTGTATTATTTTCACTGTGATAAATGTGTAATGGAATGTTACTATAATTTAAGGTATTTTCCACTTTGTTTAATGGAGATAAGGtactaattttatttatgttataagTATTGTTTaaggaaatattattttttgacagggtattataattatattgatctattatattttgtacgTTAAACTGATTTTTAACTTTAATATCCATTAggttatttaaattatttgttGCAATATTATCTGTAGTagtattgttattatttaaaacatttGGATCATAGATACTTTTGTTTATATTGCTTAATTTGATTTGTTTGGGGATACTACCTATATCattacttatattattattatcatcattatcatcataatgtaatatattatgactacttttgtttatattattagtatTGTAATCATTACTTATATTGTTAGATACActtgaaatattatttatattcctCAATTTGCTTGTATTTAATATAGAATTGTATGAATTTATATTCGAATTGTTTATAAAATTCTTTGGAGAATTGTAAATTGAACTAGTATTATTCATGTAGCTATTCAATATGTTTGAGTATTTATCAATTAatgaattataattattatttgctGTGTTATTATAACTATTCATTATGTTACTatgattattaataatattattatgactatccataatattattatgactattaataatattattttgactattcattatattattatagctgtagttataattattatatttattattatttagcATGGTTTCACTtcctatatttatattaccatTTAAGAAACCTTCATTAGTTTGAGGCATGATCATATGTTGATTGTATGGACTTAAATCATTTGGTTTTATATTCGATGTGagatcaatattattatataataaattattaaagttGTTAACTATTCTACTTTTTAAGggtgtatttttttcatttaattcatttattccatttattatatttatttgtgacAATATATTCGTTGAATTATTTTCAAGATTTGATATGTTAGGATTATAACTATGGTTTTTATCTACGTCGTAATTatcaataatatgaatattttcaatatcttgatattccattttttcatcatttgaattatttatattgaagTTATTTCTTTGAAGATGTGAAGTTTTGTCTATATGCGTTTCTTTCATTACATTATCATCttcaataatatttttatttaaatttttaatttcatcattttttgaatttttatttgagtttaaatcattatattttttacgtGAATCTTTAATTTTGGTTATATAACTATTAAAATCTAATATAgttaataaatgaataatataagcatgattattattagaaCTGATACCTATCATTTCATTAATAACAACAATTAGtttatcattaaatatatcattatattgaAGTAGCTTTTCTATTACTTGTTTTaaatcttcatttttatcatcttcatctATTATAAAGGTGTCAATATTTGAatgatctttttttttttttttttcatttttcatatgcTCATGATTGTCCTTATCATTtgatatttcattatttaaaatatccgtaaataattcattttccACAAGacattgaaaaaaataacaaaatttaaAAGAGGTATCTATTAGTTCCATTAAAGGATACGTTAAATCTTGAATTCTTAAAAAACATTTGGTTGCTATttgagaaatatataaatcatgaACAGATTTAGTATATTCAAAATCTTTAGATTTATGTATTTGAGTACTCATTagtttatattcataatttattatatcttcttGTAAATATCTTATAacatgagaaaaaaaaaattgcattttatatctaatagaaaataaataagaaaataatgaactTCCTTTtccataatataaatatttatataaatttctattatgataacataaaatttttaaattataatgaatacgacttaaaagaaataaaaattgaaaaatagaattatatgtatatatagtattcgtatttattattaaagcAATGGGCCAAGTAAGCTTAAAATgtatttctatattattcCATAAATTTAATCCactatgtatttttatattcttatttatttgtttatcataaaatattaacGTTTCATTATCTATATCAATTTCAGGAATTTCAATAGCAGACTTGTAAGACTGATGAaaccatttatatatttcaactGAACAATCATAACAACTAAATAAAAGACGATTTTctgaattttttatatttcgcTTTTTATATGGAAATATATCATCCTCAGAATCAATTTctctattatatttaatattattattattattattatttttagtgGTGTCTTGGTAGTTTCTATTTAAAGCTAGATTATCTCTATTTcttatttcattttctataGTCCCATTTGCATTttcattatgtatattaatatttttatttttctcataAATAGTAGACATATCATCTGACATAttaacattataaaaatttttaaaccATTCATTTAGCttactttttttcttcaacaATTTATGCTTAAATAATATTGGACAGGTATAAAGACCTATGTATGCATTTCCAATGTCTAATGAAAACGCTTGGGTCATATCTAATGCtctaatatgtataattggttttatcttattttttgtattattaaaatttaaattgTATTCATctaatttttgtatatatacacTAAAGGTATGTTTCAAACAATTTATTCGTACACGAAATTTTGTTAtagtatttttattaatattgtaaAATGTTTGTTTATTACTTTGTATTTTTAGTACAGGATATTGTTCCCTatcattactactattattaatattataactactattattatcatccttataataattattactatacCTCATATTTTCACTTGTATTACTAATTTCTTGTGATATACCCATAGGGTATATCCttccttttttctttatattctttaGATCATTTTCATGATCATCTTCTTGATATGTCCTTTCTCTTTCTTGGTTTAAACTATCTTCTAATAATTTGTTATTTAAAATacattctttattataatcaatTGAATAACTATTACTGTTGTGAACAAATGATGATATTCCTTTTCCTCCTATGTATAAAGAAACCTCAATTTCTACATCTCCTAAAATTACATCTGATATGTTATTTtgtatgttattatttatattcggatgatttattgttttttttttctcataaaATTTTACTCTTATTTCAACCGATAAACAATCACCTAAAGTACCCCAGTATCCTTGGGaactatttaatatatctgtTTTGTAAAGTAATGGGTTGTTTACTGAATGAATTACTAAGGCAAAACATGACCCTACAAGAAAATgatcttcattatttttaccatcataatttttgttagatatattattatcttttacaaaattttgttcatttatattatttcttgttATATCCTGATCATATAATTGGTTATCAAAAAAGTTATTAAAGTTTACAGAAAAATCAAAACCATGTTTAAATCCTCTCAAAATTTGTTgtctataattatttatacatacactaaatatattatcataatcataatattttttcttaaaaagtGTTTGTATTCCTTTATAGAAGTCATTCAATACTATTttgttatcatatatataacacattCCAcctaatattaaattatcaaATTTTTCTCCTTCAAAAGTATCAtaagaaaattttttatacgAAATTCttggataaaaatatttggaGATAAAATTTTCTGAAGTATCTGTATCAAAAGTATAATAAGACGAATTAGcgttattatgaaaaaaaaaattcgatTGTTCTTCTTTAGAATCATGATTATTACTATAAATATGAGTAAATAAtgaattatcataattatctattattaatttgtcttttttattttcatatttcgATTTACAATATTCTTCAACTAATACGGAAGAATTTTTCCATGCCATACTTTTTAACaaaatttcatttttcatatttggTGGAATATGCATTAAGGACCATGATTTTTCTAAAAAGTAATCATAAAAATCtccattatttaataaatagatatctttaaataaatcaaaaatttttattaaattgatATCTTTAACAATATATTTCCATAATTTATATGCAATTATGCTTCTAATTTTTTCAATAGTAATGTCAAATATTTCTttacaatataaattaatattatcatttgatGAATCAGATAAATCAGCATATGAGGACGAATTATCTGAACTACTATTTGAATAATTAGAGTTTTCATCTTCATTTCCATCTTTTACAAAACTTGGATCATTTGACATAAAATTAGGATcatctttataataatatgaagaatgtattaaagaaaattttgAAGACTCATCAAATGcttttgataatatttttataataggaaatagttttaatatatcactTGTATTCCACTTATTACTTCGAATTAATATACGAATAGATTTTCCGATAAACAAAATTTTCCTTCCCGCTATTTTGTCTATACAACATTGAGGTAAATTATTAAGTgattgaaaaaataaataattccaTTCAAAATTTAAACTTTGTACATTAGATAAAGttaaattttcatataattcttctggcgttaaataaatttttttttcatctgaatatataaattgtcttttttgtataaaaaattcattatATGGATCTATTAATTGTCCATAAAGTATCCAAGAAAATAATtgatgtaaaaatattttacctacattttttaaatatttatgatatattttttttattcttgaATTTCCATTTAATGaatgttcatataaataatctaatatttcttttgtcTTATTTCTACACTCCCCCTCAAttacattttcttcttctcgtttttgaaaatttaaaaaattttttattatattaattattactaACAATTCTTCTCTTTTCTTCTCTAACATAGTAACAATTTGAGTTAAAGGTgtgttactattattattaatatattcttctacatcactaattttttttaaatatttttttataaatttttttatttcgttGCATATACCGTTTGCATAATATCCGTATGGACTAGCATTATTTATACTTTTCACATTTTTCAAAATCACACCAAAATATGtatccattttatttttattattattatcatatgaattctttttattatgttcttTTCTTGTCATATAACCTGATGCAGATTCATTCTTTTCTTcctcattatcattatcactATCACTCTCATCATCactttcttcttcatcatcagaAGAGGAACTTATAGATGAAAAGCTATCGTTACCTGAGCTATAATATCCATTGTTTactttatcatatatattacaattttttagatttttattattttttctttcttgatttaatttattatatttatgtatatgagttatattcttataaacGGTATTCTTCTttactaataaaaaaaaaatgtttattatatagaaataataacCTAATTCCAcaatttcatttattatttttatttctgaatttaaaaatatatgaatattattgtttACTTCAAAACGATAATCATCTATATTAATATTGCCATTTATCGTTgtcttcttatttttatgaactAATACTATTATATCTCCAGTTTGACCTATTAAACTTAATATAACTTCATGTATCATActgtattataattatgattgacgaaattaaaaatggggggaaaaaaaaaaaaaaaataaaaaaaaaggtccttacataagaatatatatatatatatatatatatatatatatatatattatatatattcttaatgGCTTTCAGATAaaatttcttatataatatttataaaattcacATTAATCTTTATCATGgattgaataatatatatgttgatatTATAGTTTTTTCttacttttttaatataaattaaaacattaatatatatatatatatatatatatatatatatatatattataaataaatgtttaaTACTTTGTGTACTATAACTAAATAAGGTATTTTAACACATACCCTtgattataattttgtaattaatttatatttactagcttgtaaaattataagtatataaatatatacatatatataatatatgtatttatttaacaTTATCCATTTCTTTATGTgcacattaaatatatttgtttctcAAAATTTACATTATAACTTTTTTATGGTTCTTTTCTGTTATTATGATATTATGTTAtgaaattttctttttataaatataataaataaaatattataatatatttaattgaaGCATTAAACTAAAattcagaaaaaaaattcaaaaaaagtGTTAAAATGAGATTggtctttaatttttttaacaaataaataaatagataatatatatatatatatatgtatatatttatatatgtattttttttttttttttttctatttattttaaaaagaaaattaatgtttacattaaataatttaataattttaggTTTTTAGTAAATACTAAAATTtgtataaaaagaatttgaaatgtgaaatataaaataaatagtaAAAAATTAGCAATAACAaattttttctaatataataaataagcatataaatatatataataatattaaaaaaaaaaaaaaaatatatatataatatatatacaaaaaaaaaaaaaaaaaaaaaaagcaaaaaaaaaagactatatattattaaataacttaaaaattaaaattcaataagaagaaaatatatatgtgtatgaat from the Plasmodium falciparum 3D7 genome assembly, chromosome: 14 genome contains:
- a CDS encoding gamma-tubulin complex component, putative, coding for MIHEVILSLIGQTGDIIVLVHKNKKTTINGNINIDDYRFEVNNNIHIFLNSEIKIINEIVELGYYFYIINIFFLLVKKNTVYKNITHIHKYNKLNQERKNNKNLKNCNIYDKVNNGYYSSGNDSFSSISSSSDDEEESDDESDSDNDNEEEKNESASGYMTRKEHNKKNSYDNNNKNKMDTYFGVILKNVKSINNASPYGYYANGICNEIKKFIKKYLKKISDVEEYINNNSNTPLTQIVTMLEKKREELLVIINIIKNFLNFQKREEENVIEGECRNKTKEILDYLYEHSLNGNSRIKKIYHKYLKNVGKIFLHQLFSWILYGQLIDPYNEFFIQKRQFIYSDEKKIYLTPEELYENLTLSNVQSLNFEWNYLFFQSLNNLPQCCIDKIAGRKILFIGKSIRILIRSNKWNTSDILKLFPIIKILSKAFDESSKFSLIHSSYYYKDDPNFMSNDPSFVKDGNEDENSNYSNSSSDNSSSYADLSDSSNDNINLYCKEIFDITIEKIRSIIAYKLWKYIVKDINLIKIFDLFKDIYLLNNGDFYDYFLEKSWSLMHIPPNMKNEILLKSMAWKNSSVLVEEYCKSKYENKKDKLIIDNYDNSLFTHIYSNNHDSKEEQSNFFFHNNANSSYYTFDTDTSENFISKYFYPRISYKKFSYDTFEGEKFDNLILGGMCYIYDNKIVLNDFYKGIQTLFKKKYYDYDNIFSVCINNYRQQILRGFKHGFDFSVNFNNFFDNQLYDQDITRNNINEQNFVKDNNISNKNYDGKNNEDHFLVGSCFALVIHSVNNPLLYKTDILNSSQGYWGTLGDCLSVEIRVKFYEKKKTINHPNINNNIQNNISDVILGDVEIEVSLYIGGKGISSFVHNSNSYSIDYNKECILNNKLLEDSLNQERERTYQEDDHENDLKNIKKKGRIYPMGISQEISNTSENMRYSNNYYKDDNNSSYNINNSSNDREQYPVLKIQSNKQTFYNINKNTITKFRVRINCLKHTFSVYIQKLDEYNLNFNNTKNKIKPIIHIRALDMTQAFSLDIGNAYIGLYTCPILFKHKLLKKKSKLNEWFKNFYNVNMSDDMSTIYEKNKNINIHNENANGTIENEIRNRDNLALNRNYQDTTKNNNNNNNIKYNREIDSEDDIFPYKKRNIKNSENRLLFSCYDCSVEIYKWFHQSYKSAIEIPEIDIDNETLIFYDKQINKNIKIHSGLNLWNNIEIHFKLTWPIALIINTNTIYTYNSIFQFLFLLSRIHYNLKILCYHNRNLYKYLYYGKGSSLFSYLFSIRYKMQFFFSHVIRYLQEDIINYEYKLMSTQIHKSKDFEYTKSVHDLYISQIATKCFLRIQDLTYPLMELIDTSFKFCYFFQCLVENELFTDILNNEISNDKDNHEHMKNEKKKKKDHSNIDTFIIDEDDKNEDLKQVIEKLLQYNDIFNDKLIVVINEMIGISSNNNHAYIIHLLTILDFNSYITKIKDSRKKYNDLNSNKNSKNDEIKNLNKNIIEDDNVMKETHIDKTSHLQRNNFNINNSNDEKMEYQDIENIHIIDNYDVDKNHSYNPNISNLENNSTNILSQINIINGINELNEKNTPLKSRIVNNFNNLLYNNIDLTSNIKPNDLSPYNQHMIMPQTNEGFLNGNINIGSETMLNNNKYNNYNYSYNNIMNSQNNIINSHNNIMDSHNNIINNHSNIMNSYNNTANNNYNSLIDKYSNILNSYMNNTSSIYNSPKNFINNSNINSYNSILNTSKLRNINNISSVSNNISNDYNTNNINKSSHNILHYDDNDDNNNISNDIGSIPKQIKLSNINKSIYDPNVLNNNNTTTDNIATNNLNNLMDIKVKNQFNVQNIIDQYNYNTLSKNNISLNNTYNINKISTLSPLNKVENTLNYSNIPLHIYHSENNTPKKSDHP